A window from Calliopsis andreniformis isolate RMS-2024a chromosome 5, iyCalAndr_principal, whole genome shotgun sequence encodes these proteins:
- the L(3)l1231 gene encoding zf-C3Hc3H domain-containing lethal (3) L1231: MKVPISENSNMDNKLKFSDRLKALLKTEARQDVDPYIFSEPEPFTTATGRNVTVVSSKNSKVMQSCKNIKPKGKCIKQRIKVTSIPDAEYKPVQNHAIEIDVDGSVGGGGSASGDGENIDFKIAKAIEQKRRHIENLQRLKSRRQSRDHTLLYYPRAGDEISDSESSGDEMTIYQRYWFSGESSTTLNRSARLSQLRSQLRRRLIQLHKGGSDSEVLLRDRARCLLEAAYKDPTSTARALSDSPSTSKVINGPLLVGGLCGAEGCQQTSLPCTRHCSRHIMLNGDQLLFEHCTAKFSDNTQCCIPVFDVAHELPLCPEHARKRDNYHRKAQESKPKKARKKPASPTIPRPKPKSRPKKRKRPPVNKLETKGPTLVHEESQYLSQINSSENQTKTLNNLNTVAQGSSHSSNLNLGLGLGLGGGLKVDLGDHEVFPSLDSAEHDFGNVLNNLPPDAFNDIFIESRNGEYEPSREEEEELERALEAVDKDVRNLERMGQTHGLLEPALLAQLMSDIAS, from the exons ATGAAGGTCCCTATATCCGAAAACTCAAACATGgacaataaattaaaattttcggATCGCTTGAAGGCTTTACTGAAAACCGAGGCTCGTCAAGATGTCGATCCATATATTTTCAGTGAACCAGAGCCATTCACTACAGCAACAGGAAGAAATGTTACAGTAGTTTCATCTAAAAATTCTAAAGTAATGCAAAGTTGTAAAAATATTAAACCTAAAGGAAAATGTATCAAACAAAGAATAAAGGTAACATCTATACCAGATGCAGAATACAAGCCTGTACAAAATCATGCTATAGAGATAGACGTTGATGGTAGTGTTGGTGGTGGTGGCAGTGCTAGTGGTGATGGTGAAAATATAGATTTTAAAATTGCAAAAGCAATTGAACAAAAGCGACGTCATATTGAAAATTTACAAAGACTAAAAAGCAGAAGGCAAAGTCGGGACCATACCCTGTTGTATTATCCTAGAGCTGGAGATGAAATATCGGACAGTGAATCCAGTGGTGACGAAATGACAATTTATCAACGCTATTGGTTCTCTGGAGAAAGTAGTACAACATTAAATCGTTCTGCACGTCTTTCTCAGTTACGTTCTCAATTAAGACGACGACTAATACAGTTACATAAAGGTGGATCAGATTCAGAAGTCTTGTTGCGTGATAGAGCTAGATGTTTATTGGAAGCTGCTTACAAAGATCCTACATCTACAGCAAGAGCTTTGAGTGATTCTCCCAGTACAAGCAAAGTAATAAATGGGCCACTTTTGGTCGGGGGACTATGTGGAGCAGAAGGATGTCAACAGACATCTTTGCCTTGCACCCGTCATTGTTCTCGACACATTATGTTGAATGGAGATCAACTTTTATTTGAACATTGCACTGCCAAGTTTAGTGATAACACACAATGTTGTATTCCTGTGTTTGATGTTGCACATGAATTACCTTTATGTCCAGAACATGCAAGGAAAAGGGATAACTATCATCGTAAAGCCCAAGAATCTAAACCAAAGAAAGCTCGTAAGAAACCAGCATCCCCAACAATTCCCAGGCCTAAACCAAAATCTAGGCCAAAGAAAAGAAAACGGCCTCCTGTGAATAAGCTTGAGACTAAAGGTCCTACCTTAGTACATGAAGAGAGCCAATATTTGAGTCAAATAAACTCTAGTGAAAATCAGACAAAAACTTTGAACAATTTAAATACTGTAGCTCAAGGAAGTTCACATTCTTCTAATTTAAATCTAGGATTAGGACTTGGTCTTggaggaggattgaaggtagatctAGGAGATCACGAAGTGTTTCCCTCTCTGGATTCTGCAGAGCATGATTTTGGCAATGTGCTCAACAACTTACCTCCAGATGCTTTTAATGATATATTCATTG AAAGCAGAAATGGAGAATATGAACCGTCaagagaggaagaagaagaattgGAGAGAGCATTAGAGGCAGTAGATAAAGATGTGCGAAATTTGGAGAGAATGGGGCAAACACATGGACTTTTAGAGCCAGCCTTATTGGCTCAACTTATGTCAGATATTGCTTCGTAG
- the Stt3b gene encoding catalytic subunit 3B of the oligosaccharyltransferase complex isoform X1 has protein sequence MLPNKTSSTTNTRKDTMFPDKKAASKQMKTSTLTNAAGLSSLITFTVLLLAWISGFASRLFAVIRFESIIHEFDPWFNYRATAYMVQHGFYNFLNWFDERAWYPLGRIVGGTVYPGLMITSGSIHYILHSLNISVHIRDICVFLAPIFSGLTAISTYLLTKEIWSAGAGLFAACFIAIVPGYISRSVAGSYDNEGIAIFALQITYYLWVKSVKTGSIFWASMTALSYFYMVSAWGGYVFIINLIPFHVFALLVMNRFSNRLFTSYTTFYILGLLLSMQIPFVGFQPIRTSEHMAAGGVFGLLIFVAALRYLRTVLTKSEMKYFGGIVAVTAAVLLVILICLTYAGIVAPWSGRFYSLWDTGYAKIHIPIIASVSEHQPTTWFSFFFDLHILVTTFPVGLWYCIKHINDERVFVILYALSAVYFAGVMVRLMLTLTPVVCMLAGVAFSDLLELFFKEEDSERNDRSSNGSEEESEEERERSPGRALYDKAGKLRRMKHERPRGNGDGLGVNLRNGVVVGVFMLMMIFTLHCTWITSNAYSSPSIVLATYSNDGGRAILDDFREAYYWLAQNTPTDARVMSWWDYGYQIAGMANRTTLVDNNTWNNSHIALVGKAMSSNESAAYEIMTSLDVDYVLVIFGGMIGYSGDDVNKFLWMVRIAEGEHPQDIRESDYFTEKGEFRVDSEGSPTLLNSLMYKLCYYRFGEVKIDYRSPFGYDRTRSAEIGNKNFQLTYLEEAYTTEHWLVRIYRVKKPNEFNRPSIPISKRVVARNANSYISKKTPRRKKGYIKGRPTVIKGQKSQRRTT, from the exons ATGTTGCCAAATAAAACATCGTCTACGACAAACACCAGAAAAGACACGATGTTCCCTGATAAGAAAGCAGCTTCTAAGCAAATGAAAACTTCTACGTTAACAAACGCCGCCGGTCTTAGTTCCCTCATTACTTTTACTGTTTTGCTACTCGCTTGGATTTCAGGATTTGCCTCTCGGCTATTCGCAGTGATACGTTTCGAAAGTATCATACATGAATTCGATCCTTG gtTTAACTACAGAGCAACAGCATATATGGTCCAACATGGATTCTATAACTTTTTAAATTGGTTCGATGAAAGAGCATGGTACCCATTAGGTCGTATTGTGGGTGGAACTGTTTATCCTGGATTAATGATCACATCTGGctctatacattatatattacATTCTTTAAACATCTCAGTGCATATAAGAGACATTTGCGTATTCCTAGCTCCAATTTTTAGTGGCCTTACTGCCATCTCTACATATTTATTAACAAAGGAGATATGGAGCGCTGGAGCTGGTCTATTTGCAGCTTGCttcattgcaattgttcctggttATATTTCAAGATCTGTAGCAGGCAGTTATGATAATGAAGGCATTGCAATTTTTGCATTACAAATTACCTATTATCTCTGGGTTAAATCAGTTAAAACAGGATCTATTTTTTGGGCTTCTATGACTGCCTTGTCCTACTTCTATATGGTATCTGCATGGGGTGGTTATGTTTTTATCATTAATCTAATTCCATTCCATGTTTTTGCATTGTTGGTCATGAATCGATTTAGTAACCGTCTTTTTACAAGTTACACTACATTCTATATTTTGGGACTTTTATTAAGTATGCAAATACCTTTTGTTGGTTTTCAACCAATAAGAACATCAGAACACATGGCTGCAGGAGGGGTGTTcggtttattaatttttgtggcagCTCTCAG GTATCTAAGAACTGTACTTACGAAAtctgaaatgaaatattttggGGGAATAGTTGCAGTCACAGCTGCTGTCCTTCTTGTAATTTTAATTTGTTTGACTTATGCTGGTATTGTTGCACCTTGGAGCGGAAGATTTTATTCACTATGGGATACAGGCTATGCAAAAATACACATTCCAATAATAGCATCTGTTTCTGAACATCAGCCTACAACATGGTTTAGCTTTTTCTTTGATTTACACATTCTTGTTACAACGTTTCCTGTTGGTCTGTGGTACTGTATTAAACATATTAATGATGAACGCGTTTTTG TTATATTATATGCTTTAAGTGCTGTATATTTTGCTGGAGTTATGGTGAGACTTATGCTTACACTAACTCCAGTTGTTTGTATGCTTGCTGGTGTTGCATTCAGTGACCTTCTTGAATTATTCTTTAAAGAAGAAGatagtgaaagaaatgatcgcaGTAGTAATGGAAGTGAAGAAGAAAGTGAAGAAGAGAGAGAAAGGAGTCCTGGCAGGGCACTATATGACAAAGCTGGTAAACTTCGTAGAATGAAACATGAGAGACCTAGAGGTAATGGTGATGGACTAGGTGTTAATCTTCGAAATGGAGTAGTCGTTGGTGTATTCATGTTAATGATGATATTCACTTTGCATTGTACTTGGATTACAAGTAATGCATACTCTAGTCCTTCAATTGTTTTGGCAACATACAGTAATGATGGCGGTAGAGCCATACTTGATGATTTCAGAGAAGCTTATTACTGGTTAGCACAGAACACACCTACTGATGCCAGAGTTATGAGTTGGTGGGATTATGGTTATCAAATTGCTGGAATGGCTAATAG AACTACACTTGTGGACAATAATACTTGGAATAATTCTCATATAGCTTTGGTTGGAAAGGCAATGAGCTCAAATGAAAGTGCTGCCTATGAGATCATGACATCTTTAGATGTAGATTATGTATTAGTTATTTTTGGAGGAATGATTGGATACTCTGGTGATGATGTTAATAAGTTCCTTTGGATGGTACGGATAGCCGAAGGTGAACATCCACAAGATATTCGCGAAAGTGATTATTTCACTGAAAAAGGAGAATTCCGTGTGGATTCCGAGGGTTCACCTACGCTCTTGAATTCATTAATGTACAAATTATGTTATTATCGATTTGGAGAAGTTAAAATCGATTATCGATCACCTTTTGGTTATGACCGTACGCGTAGTGCGGAAATaggaaataaaaattttcaattgACATATTTGGAAGAGGCTTATACAACTGAACACTGGCTTGTTAGGATTTACAG GGTGAAAAAACCAAATGAGTTTAATAGACCTAGTATTCCAATATCTAAACGGGTTGTTGCACGTAATGCCAATTCATACATCAGTAAAAAG ACACCACGTCGCAAGAAAGGTTACATAAAAGGCCGGCCAACTGTTATTAAAGGACAGAAATCTCAACGAAGAACTACGTAG
- the Stt3b gene encoding catalytic subunit 3B of the oligosaccharyltransferase complex isoform X2: MLPNKTSSTTNTRKDTMFPDKKAASKQMKTSTLTNAAGLSSLITFTVLLLAWISGFASRLFAVIRFESIIHEFDPWFNYRATAYMVQHGFYNFLNWFDERAWYPLGRIVGGTVYPGLMITSGSIHYILHSLNISVHIRDICVFLAPIFSGLTAISTYLLTKEIWSAGAGLFAACFIAIVPGYISRSVAGSYDNEGIAIFALQITYYLWVKSVKTGSIFWASMTALSYFYMVSAWGGYVFIINLIPFHVFALLVMNRFSNRLFTSYTTFYILGLLLSMQIPFVGFQPIRTSEHMAAGGVFGLLIFVAALRYLRTVLTKSEMKYFGGIVAVTAAVLLVILICLTYAGIVAPWSGRFYSLWDTGYAKIHIPIIASVSEHQPTTWFSFFFDLHILVTTFPVGLWYCIKHINDERVFVILYALSAVYFAGVMVRLMLTLTPVVCMLAGVAFSDLLELFFKEEDSERNDRSSNGSEEESEEERERSPGRALYDKAGKLRRMKHERPRGNGDGLGVNLRNGVVVGVFMLMMIFTLHCTWITSNAYSSPSIVLATYSNDGGRAILDDFREAYYWLAQNTPTDARVMSWWDYGYQIAGMANRTTLVDNNTWNNSHIALVGKAMSSNESAAYEIMTSLDVDYVLVIFGGMIGYSGDDVNKFLWMVRIAEGEHPQDIRESDYFTEKGEFRVDSEGSPTLLNSLMYKLCYYRFGEVKIDYRSPFGYDRTRSAEIGNKNFQLTYLEEAYTTEHWLVRIYRVKKPNEFNRPSIPISKRVVARNANSYISKKLKFWGVGY, translated from the exons ATGTTGCCAAATAAAACATCGTCTACGACAAACACCAGAAAAGACACGATGTTCCCTGATAAGAAAGCAGCTTCTAAGCAAATGAAAACTTCTACGTTAACAAACGCCGCCGGTCTTAGTTCCCTCATTACTTTTACTGTTTTGCTACTCGCTTGGATTTCAGGATTTGCCTCTCGGCTATTCGCAGTGATACGTTTCGAAAGTATCATACATGAATTCGATCCTTG gtTTAACTACAGAGCAACAGCATATATGGTCCAACATGGATTCTATAACTTTTTAAATTGGTTCGATGAAAGAGCATGGTACCCATTAGGTCGTATTGTGGGTGGAACTGTTTATCCTGGATTAATGATCACATCTGGctctatacattatatattacATTCTTTAAACATCTCAGTGCATATAAGAGACATTTGCGTATTCCTAGCTCCAATTTTTAGTGGCCTTACTGCCATCTCTACATATTTATTAACAAAGGAGATATGGAGCGCTGGAGCTGGTCTATTTGCAGCTTGCttcattgcaattgttcctggttATATTTCAAGATCTGTAGCAGGCAGTTATGATAATGAAGGCATTGCAATTTTTGCATTACAAATTACCTATTATCTCTGGGTTAAATCAGTTAAAACAGGATCTATTTTTTGGGCTTCTATGACTGCCTTGTCCTACTTCTATATGGTATCTGCATGGGGTGGTTATGTTTTTATCATTAATCTAATTCCATTCCATGTTTTTGCATTGTTGGTCATGAATCGATTTAGTAACCGTCTTTTTACAAGTTACACTACATTCTATATTTTGGGACTTTTATTAAGTATGCAAATACCTTTTGTTGGTTTTCAACCAATAAGAACATCAGAACACATGGCTGCAGGAGGGGTGTTcggtttattaatttttgtggcagCTCTCAG GTATCTAAGAACTGTACTTACGAAAtctgaaatgaaatattttggGGGAATAGTTGCAGTCACAGCTGCTGTCCTTCTTGTAATTTTAATTTGTTTGACTTATGCTGGTATTGTTGCACCTTGGAGCGGAAGATTTTATTCACTATGGGATACAGGCTATGCAAAAATACACATTCCAATAATAGCATCTGTTTCTGAACATCAGCCTACAACATGGTTTAGCTTTTTCTTTGATTTACACATTCTTGTTACAACGTTTCCTGTTGGTCTGTGGTACTGTATTAAACATATTAATGATGAACGCGTTTTTG TTATATTATATGCTTTAAGTGCTGTATATTTTGCTGGAGTTATGGTGAGACTTATGCTTACACTAACTCCAGTTGTTTGTATGCTTGCTGGTGTTGCATTCAGTGACCTTCTTGAATTATTCTTTAAAGAAGAAGatagtgaaagaaatgatcgcaGTAGTAATGGAAGTGAAGAAGAAAGTGAAGAAGAGAGAGAAAGGAGTCCTGGCAGGGCACTATATGACAAAGCTGGTAAACTTCGTAGAATGAAACATGAGAGACCTAGAGGTAATGGTGATGGACTAGGTGTTAATCTTCGAAATGGAGTAGTCGTTGGTGTATTCATGTTAATGATGATATTCACTTTGCATTGTACTTGGATTACAAGTAATGCATACTCTAGTCCTTCAATTGTTTTGGCAACATACAGTAATGATGGCGGTAGAGCCATACTTGATGATTTCAGAGAAGCTTATTACTGGTTAGCACAGAACACACCTACTGATGCCAGAGTTATGAGTTGGTGGGATTATGGTTATCAAATTGCTGGAATGGCTAATAG AACTACACTTGTGGACAATAATACTTGGAATAATTCTCATATAGCTTTGGTTGGAAAGGCAATGAGCTCAAATGAAAGTGCTGCCTATGAGATCATGACATCTTTAGATGTAGATTATGTATTAGTTATTTTTGGAGGAATGATTGGATACTCTGGTGATGATGTTAATAAGTTCCTTTGGATGGTACGGATAGCCGAAGGTGAACATCCACAAGATATTCGCGAAAGTGATTATTTCACTGAAAAAGGAGAATTCCGTGTGGATTCCGAGGGTTCACCTACGCTCTTGAATTCATTAATGTACAAATTATGTTATTATCGATTTGGAGAAGTTAAAATCGATTATCGATCACCTTTTGGTTATGACCGTACGCGTAGTGCGGAAATaggaaataaaaattttcaattgACATATTTGGAAGAGGCTTATACAACTGAACACTGGCTTGTTAGGATTTACAG GGTGAAAAAACCAAATGAGTTTAATAGACCTAGTATTCCAATATCTAAACGGGTTGTTGCACGTAATGCCAATTCATACATCAGTAAAAAG TTGAAGTTTTGGGGGGTTGGATATTAA
- the LOC143179579 gene encoding uncharacterized protein LOC143179579, translating into MFTNKEKLIKRTGKNNIGRYDFLKFLATEFRATKSKEAKEQVLANLANFAYDPINYGYIRQLQIIDLFLHTLSEDNIKLVRFATGGICNLCLDPINKLYILHNQGIQLLTSLLSSQDEDVLLSTITSLIFLITPESKAQITTETIKRISDLSNHESNRIKNLATIFLNDHFQEIVESKSNKDTAKIKMKHAKTFFEFLKKYCTRASDVTNPSNILKNIKEVSVFKTITNDDILNFAKLTGDYNPIHAGSSNNLVHGAFLNGLVSGVIGTKVPGPGTIVVEQNLVYPKPCYAGDTIEIKVQIVSARKIIKCEYTCIANGEKVVLKGDAKLIKKS; encoded by the exons ATGTTTACTAATAAGGAAAAACTAATAAAACGCACTGGGAAGAATAATATTGGTCGTTACGATTTCTTGAAGTTTTTAGCTACGGAATTCAGGGCTACAAAGTCTAAAg AAGCAAAAGAACAAGTATTAGCTAATCTTGCAAATTTTGCTTATGATCCAATTAATTACGGGTATATAAGGCAATTACAAATAATTGATTTATTTCTGCATACTTTATCAGAAGATAATATAAAATTAGTACGTTTTGCAACAGGAGGCATTTGTAATCTGTGCCTTG atcctataaataaattatatattttacataATCAGGGTATTCAATTATTAACATCACTGCTCTCTTCACAAGATGAAGATGTGTTACTTTCAACAATTACTagcttaatatttttaattacgcCTGAATCTAAAGCACAAATAACCACTGAGACAATTAAAAGAATATCTGACCTCTCGAATCATGAAAGTAATCGCATAAAAAATTTAgcaacaatatttttaaatgatcATTTTCAAGAAATAGTAGAAAGTAAAAGTAATAAGGATAC agcaaaaataaaaatgaagcatgcaaaaacattttttgaatttttaaagaagTATTGTACAAGAGCTTCTGATGTAACAAATccatcaaatattttaaaaaatataaaagaagtgTCTGTTTTTAAAACAATAACAAATGATGACATATTAAATTTTGCTAAATTAACTGGTGATTATAATCCAATTCATGCTGGTTCATCTAATAACCTTGTCCATGGAGCATTTCTCAATGGTTTAGTGTCAGGAGTAATTGGTACAAAAGTACCTGGTCCTGGAACAATAGTTGTCGAACAAAATCTGGTTTATCCAAAACCATGTTATGCAGGTGATACCattgaaataaaagtacaaattGTTTCAGCtagaaaaattataaaatgtgAATATACTTGTATTGCAAACGGAGAAAAGGTGGTTCTAAAAGGTGATGCAAAACTCATTAAAAAATCCTGA
- the LOC143178774 gene encoding follicle cell protein 3C-1-like, translated as MIYMKKHSVFLLFIFCLSSAISDVPKKPNILNSTLQISTTESPLGCVCGIFLSGQFKKGSKEQPTGNAALMHDQPGSFPCTSNGNRLCMNKCLDTIVKYLPNSPTILCSSLERDCYKERAYLFIKNCKNEWINTNLSAGREYCCKDGAPYKCPILR; from the exons ATGATTTAT ATGAAGAAACAttctgtgtttttattgttcaTCTTTTGTCTTTCTTCTGCAATCTCGGATGTACCAAAAAAACCTAACATTTTAAACAgtactcttcaaatatcaaCTACTGAATCTCCACTTGGTTGTGTTTGTGGAATTTTTTTAAGTGGACAATTTAAAAAGGGCAGCAAAGAACAACCAACTGGAAATGCTGCTCTTATGCATGATCAACCTGGATCATTCCCATGTACTTCAAATGGCAATAGGCTTTGTATGAATAAATGTTTGGATACT ATTGTTAAATACCTTCCAAATAGTCCTACAATATTATGTAGTTCACTAGAACGTGATTGTTACAAAGAAAGA gCTTACTTGTtcattaaaaattgtaaaaatgaaTGGATTAATACAAATCTATCTGCTGGAAGGGAATACTGTTGCAAGGATGGAGCACCATATAAATGTCCAATATTAAGATAG